A window from Vulpes lagopus strain Blue_001 chromosome 23, ASM1834538v1, whole genome shotgun sequence encodes these proteins:
- the LOC121481488 gene encoding probable tRNA N6-adenosine threonylcarbamoyltransferase, which yields MPAVLGLEGSANKVGVGVVRDGAVLANPRRTYVTPPGTGFLPGDTARHHRAVILDLLQEALTEAGLTSQEIDCIAYTKGPGMGAPLVSVAVVARTVAQLWNKPLLGVNHCIGHIEMGRLITGATSPTVLYVSGGNTQVIAYSERRYRIFGETIDIAVGNCLDRFARVLKISNDPSPGYNIEQMAKRGKKLVELPYTVKGMDVSFSGILSFIEDAAQRMLATGECTPEDLCFSLQETVFAMLVEITERAMAHCGSQEALIVGGVGCNLRLQEMMETMCQERGARLFATDERFCIDNGAMIAQAGWEMFRAGHRTPLSDSGITQRYRTDEVEVTWRD from the exons ATGCCGGCGGTGCTGGGCCTGGAGGGCAGCGCCAACAAGGTCGGCGTGGGGGTGGTGCGCGACGGCGCGGTGCTGGCGAACCCGCGGCGGACCTACGTCACGCCCCCGGGCACAG GGTTCCTTCCAGGGGATACTGCTAGGCATCACCGGGCGGTTATCCTGGACCTGCTACAGGAGGCGCTCACGGAGGCTGGACTGACGTCCCAGGAGATCGACTGCATTGCCTACACCAAAG GCCCTGGCATGGGTGCCCCGCTGGTTTCCGTGGCTGTTGTGGCCCGTACCGTGGCCCAGCTGTGGAACAAGCCATTGCTGGGCGTCAACCACTGTATAGGCCACATTGAGATGGGTCGCCTCATCACCGGAGCCACCAGCCCGACTGTGCTATATGTCAGCGGAGGAAACACGCAG GTGATCGCATACTCAGAACGTCGCTACCGCATCTTTGGGGAAACCATCGACATCGCCGTGGGGAATTGTCTGGATCGTTTTGCTCGAGTGCTGAAG ATTTCCAATGACCCAAGTCCAGGCTACAATATCGAGCAGATGGCAAAGCG AGGCAAGAAGCTGGTTGAGCTGCCCTATACCGTAAAGGGGATGGACGTCTCGTTCTCGGGGATCCTGTCTTTCATAGAG GATGCCGCCCAGCGCATGCTGGCCACAGGCGAGTGCACGCCTGAGGATTTGTGTTTCTCTCTGCAG GAGACAGTGTTTGCCATGCTGGTCGAGATCACAGAGCGAGCCATGGCACACTGTGGCTCTCAGGAGGCCCTCATCGTGGGAGGTGTGGGCT GTAATTTGAGGCTACAGGAGATGATGGAGACCATGTGCCAGGAACGTGGAGCCCGGCTTTTTGCCACAGACGAGAG ATTCTGCATTGACAACGGGGCCATGATAGCCCAGGCCGGCTGGGAGATGTTTCGGGCAGGGCACAGGACCCCCCTCagtgactctgggatcacgcagAG GTACCGGACAGATGAAGTGGAAGTGACCTGGAGGGACTAA